A single genomic interval of Danio aesculapii chromosome 5, fDanAes4.1, whole genome shotgun sequence harbors:
- the LOC130228359 gene encoding P2Y purinoceptor 4-like, with amino-acid sequence MNSSNVTSEFCPIKPQHISIPVLYCLVFLVGFLLNVFSLWVFTCRTAVWKSGTVLQFHLALCDVIICPMAPFMAVYYHTSNWLFGKALCRLKIALIISHISSSILFLTSISIHRYVAVVRFNRDSYMNQKDFVQKLCIGIWVVALVKGTALAAIADTSTVNNYTLCLSVHQGQYIDIYLMVNFIIFIPALLLAFTISAICYSLVVRSMSRLDTSHDSGRAIKSKSRKMVAICLAIFVICFTPMNVVRSVGVVVKKLFPHECSLLSGVETAYYMTWILTGANCCLDPIIYCFSSKKFSKNFLISHTSMRLQTACDSS; translated from the coding sequence ATGAACAGCTCGAATGTCACCAGTGAGTTTTGTCCAATAAAGCCTCAACACATCTCCATTCCTGTGCTTTATTGTCTAGTCTTCCTGGTGGGATTCCTGCTGAATGTCTTCAGTTTATGGGTGTTCACATGCAGGACAGCAGTCTGGAAGTCTGGCACTGTTCTTCAGTTCCATCTTGCTCTATGTGACGTCATCATATGTCCTATGGCACCTTTTATGGCAGTATATTATCATACGTCTAACTGGCTTTTTGGGAAAGCTCTCTGCCGGCTCAAAATAGCTTTAATAATCTCTCACATTAGCAGCAGTATTCTGTTTCTCACTTCCATTAGCATTCATCGCTATGTGGCTGTGGTTCGATTTAATCGAGACTCTTACATGAATCAaaaagactttgtccagaagctCTGTATTGGAATTTGGGTTGTTGCATTGGTTAAAGGAACTGCATTAGCAGCGATTGCAGACACAAGCACTGTAAACAATTACACTTTATGCCTCAGCGTTCACCAAGGACAGTATATCGACATTTATTTAATGGTAAACTTCATCATCTTCATTCCTGCATTACTTCTAGCATTCACTATTTCTGCAATCTGCTACAGTCTTGTGGTGCGCTCGATGTCCCGGCTCGACACTAGCCATGACAGTGGACGAGCTATTAAGAGCAAATCACGTAAAATGGTTGCCATTTGTTTGgcaatatttgttatttgtttcaCGCCTATGAATGTGGTGCGCAGTGTGGGTGTTGTAGTCAAGAAATTGTTCCCTCACGAATGCAGCCTACTTTCAGGAGTTGAAACAGCATACTATATGACATGGATTTTGACAGGAGCAAATTGTTGTCTCGATCCAATTATATATTGTTTCAGCTCTAAGAAATTTTCAAAAAATTTTCTTATCTCTCATACCAGCATGAGGCTTCAAACAGCTTGTGATTCTTCATAA
- the LOC130228496 gene encoding lysophosphatidic acid receptor 6: MSGLVNISNTSNGDTCSPEPQHMSLAVILCLVYLLGLLLNGFSLWVFTCRIHKWNSGAVLQFNLALSDAIISPLTPLMAAYFAMDSDWIFGPFTCQLKIAVLSIHFNGSVVFLTLISIHRYVTVVHFNRSSLLKRKTFVKKLCAGIWCVLIIVGSVYGWVLPVTTGKNHGQCFSIHQETLTNAYFIINFVIVFFWCILPLIVSVFCYSRLVSSVSRINNNSVHGQSIKNKSLRMIGICLVIFGICFLPLNVIRTIAVIVKKYQPKKCRLLLQLETAYYACYVLAGINCCLDPLIYFFGSRNFMKAFKGSLRVIGVRRNVENKVESETLSQSANKNVGLFTVS, from the coding sequence ATGAGCGGTTTAGTGAACATCAGCAACACGAGCAATGGGGACACATGTTCTCCTGAGCCTCAGCACATGTCCTTGGCTGTGATCCTCTGTCTGGTGTATCTGCTGGGCCTACTGCTCAATGGATTCAGCCTGTGGGTCTTCACCTGCCGCATTCACAAGTGGAACTCTGGAGCCGTTCTGCAGTTTAATCTGGCTTTGTCTGATGCCATCATCTCTCCGCTCACCCCATTAATGGCAGCATACTTCGCCATGGATAGCGATTGGATTTTTGGGCCATTCACTTGCCAGCTGAAGATTGCGGTGCTCAGCATCCACTTCAATGGCAGCGTGGTCTTCCTCACCCTTATTAGCATTCATCGATATGTGACCGTGGTTCATTTCAATCGCTCCTCATTGCTGAAGAGGAAGACTTTTGTGAAGAAGCTATGTGCTGGGATTTGGTGCGTTCTCATAATAGTTGGATCCGTTTATGGATGGGTGCTTCCTGTAACTACTGGAAAAAACCATGGCCAGTGTTTTAGTATTCATCAGGAAACACTAACCAATGCTTACTTCATTATAAATTTTGTTATTGTCTTCTTTTGGTGCATTTTACCCTTAATAGTATCAGTGTTTTGCTACAGTCGCCTGGTAAGCTCAGTATCCCGCATTAACAATAATTCTGTTCATGGTCAATCAATCAAGAATAAATCATTGAGGATGATAGGGATATGCCTGGTCATATTTGGCATATGCTTTCTCCCGCTCAACGTTATTCGGACCATTGCGGTAATCGTGAAAAAGTATCAACCTAAGAAATGCCGGCTTCTGTTGCAGTTGGAAACAGCATATTATGCATGCTATGTATTGGCAGGAATCAACTGCTGCTTGGACCCTCTGATCTACTTTTTTGGCTCACGTAACTTTATGAAAGCGTTCAAGGGATCTCTTAGGGTAATAGGGGTCAGACGCAACGTTGAAAACAAAGTTGAATCAGAAACATTAAGTCAGAGTGCAAATAAAAATGTAGGACTATTTACTGTCTCTTAA